ACGACATGAAACCCTACTACGATCGGGTCGATAAACTCATCGGTGTGTTTGGTACCAATGTTGGATTGCCCAATGAACCCGATGGCTTTTTTCTACCGCCACCCAAGCCTCGTCTGCACGAAATGCTGATTACCAAGGCAGCTCGTAGCATCGGGGTACCTGTATTCCCGTCCCGCTTGGCCGTACTGACCAAGCCGATCAATCAGGAACGGGGAACCTGCTTTTATTGCGCCCAGTGTGGCCGTGCCTGTTCGGCCTATGCCGATTTTTCATCGTCGTCGGCACTGGTTATTCCAGCGTTGAAAACCGGTAAGCTTACCCTCATCAACAATGCGATGGCCCGCGAGGTATTGACCGATCCACAGAGCGGCCTGTGCACAGGGGTCTCGTACATCGATAAGACCAGTTTGCAGGAACGAACCGTAAAAGGGAAAATGGTGATACTGGCTGCCAGCACCTGTCAGTCGGCCCGACTCCTGCTAAACTCAAAATCGTCCCGTTTTCAGCGTGGGCTGGCCAATGGATCGGGTGTGGTCGGTAAGTATCTGAACGACTCAACGGGAGCTTCCATGTCTGGTTTCATACCCGCCCTGATGAACCGCAAGCGGTACAATGAAGATGGAGCCCAGAGCTGCCATATTTATACCCCCTGGTGGCTCGATAACAAAAAGCTGGATTTCCCGCGTGGGTACCACATCGAATACGGGGGCGGTATGCGCATGCCCGACGCTGGTTTTATGGGTGGTATTGAAGCCTATAATGGACGTATGGCCGACGCCAGTGGTAAGAAGAAAGAAGCCGGTGGGTATGGAGCTAGTTTAAAGGAAGATTATCTTCGGTACTATGGCGCATTTGTTTCGATGGCAGGCCGGGGCGAACCTGTACCGATGGAAAGTAACTACTGCGAAATCGATCCAAACCGGGTCGACCAGTATGGGATTCCTACCTTACGGTTTAACTACAAATGGTCGGATTATGAAATAAAACAGGCCCGGCATATGCAGCAAACCTTCGATGAAATTCTTCATGCGATGGGTGGACAGCGAGTTAGCCCTGCCCCCGGTGCCGACCGAAATTATGGGCTGGAAGCTCCAGGCCGCATCATTCACGAAGCAGGTACGATTCGGATGGGGAACGACCCCAAAACGTCCGCACTCAATGCATTTCAGCAGGCCCATGAGGTCAAAAATCTGTTTGTGGTTGATGCGGCTGCGTTCCCCTCGCAGGGCGACAAAAACCTGACCTGGACCATTCTGGCCTCATCCATGCGTACTTCGGACTATATCATCGACCAAATCAAAAAGAAAGCCCTATGAACCGCCGGGATATTCTAAAATCGATTCCACTGACTACCCTGAGTTTTTCGGCTGCTACCCCAGAGGCTTCTCCAACAGTCCCTGTACCAAAAGCAGCTATTACGGAGTTCAAAAACGGAAAATCCCCCGAAGAGCAACGTCGGGACAATGCCCTGCAAGCCGCCAAATTTCTGACGGCCCACGAACTGGCTACTGTTACCTTGCTGTGCGACATCATTCTACCGGCCGACGCCCGGTCACCAAGTGCCTCTCAGGTAGGTGTGCCCCAGTTTATTGAGTTTATGCTCAAAGATCAGCCCGATATGCAGACCCCGGTTCGGGGCGGATTGAGCTGGCTCGATCACGAATGTCGCCAGCGTTTTGGAAAGGCTTTTACGGATTGTACAGCGCCCCAGCGCATTGCTGTAGTGGACGATATTGCCTATCCGGCCAAAGCCAAACCCGAACATATGCATGGCGTATCGTTCTTTTCGCGTATGCGCAATCTGACGGCCGCCGGGTACTTCACCAGCAAGGCCGGTATTGCTTACCTCGGCTATATGGGAAATACGCCCCACCAGTGGGCAGGTCCTCCGAAAGACGTACTGGACCAGTTTGGCCTAAGCTTCGACCCCGATGTACACTATGCGGATATGGGTTGATGCCTGAAAACTAGAGCGAAACATTGCATGCTTCACCATCTGACACCTGGCTGGCTGGCCTTTTTAGGGCTCTTGCTGGCTGGAGAACAACAACCCATGCCAATTGAAACGCAACTGACTTTCGATGCCAAAGGTCATACGCTGAATAATAACCAGGTTTTTTCGCCAGACGACCGCTGGATGGTGTATGATACGCGTAATATCGACACGGGTTTAGGGCAAACCAGTTCTATTGAACTATTCGACGTGCGCACGGGAAAAACCAGCCTGTTGTATCGAACGACCAATCAGACCGAATACGGCCCAGGAGCGGGCGCGGTTACGTTTTCGCCTACGGAAGCAAAGGTTTTGTTCCTGCATGGGCTCCGAAATGCTGATGCCCGCTATCCGTATGCGATGAGTCGGCGAACGGGTGTGCTCGTCGATGTCAGGCAACCTCAGAAGCCCCACTTTCTGGATGGCCGATGCCTTAACCCGCCTTTCGTACCGGGGGCTTTGCGTGGTGGCACACACGCCCATCAGTGGAGCGATGACGGACAGCGCATCAGCTTTACCTATAACGATGAAGTCATGGAACGACTTTCTCAAACGAACCCAACTGTAAAAGACCTTCGGACGGTAGGCGTTTTAAGTCCAGCGCATCCCGTAAAGGTCCACGATTCGAACGATGCGGATTGTTTTGATGGGGAATGGTTTGCTACCATTATTACGCAGGTGACCGAGCGGCCTACGTTGGGTTCTGACGAGATTGAGCGGGCGTTCGATGAAACCTGGATTGGCCGTACCGGATACCGTAAAGCCGATGGTAGCTGGCAAAAGCGAGCCATAGCCTTTCAGGGTAATGTTCGGAATCGGGCCAATCAGATCGTTACGGAAGTGTTTGTGGCCGATTTGCCGGAGGATCTGACCAGAGCCAAACCCGGCCAACCACTGGAGGGTACGGCAACCACCCGCCCTAATCCACCCGCAGGTGTCACCCAGCGCCGGATCACATTCACGGAACAAGGTGTTGAAGGGCCCCGGCATTGGTTACGGAGCTTACCCGACGGCTCACTCATTGGGTTCCTGGCTAAAGACGCTACTGGGGTGGTTCAGATCTTTGGTGTTTCGCCCAATGGCGGTCCGATTCGGCAACTGACGCACCAGCCGTTCTCGATACAAACAACGTTCAACTTCAGCCCCGATGGGAAACAGGTTGCCTACACGGCTGACAATAGTATTTTCGTGACCGATCTGGCTAATGGAAACTACCGTCGTCTTACGCCCCGGTCAGCAGACGAGCAACGACCGATTAATGCCGTAGTCTGGTCCAATAAAGGGGATAAAATTGTGTATAATCGGTACGTGTCGACCGCTGCCGGGCGATACATACAATTGTTTCAGCTAACGGGATTCTGATGCTGCGAAAACCGTAATCGGCGCTAAAATTTGAGTCACTAGGAGTAGCCTAATGGATTTCCATTAGGCTATTTTTTTGTCGTTTCCAGAGATGACCCGGAATAGCTTTGTAGCCTACGGTAAACAAGTTACGCTTGAGTACCTAGGTCGTGGCACTTAAAAACCAATATCATAATCAGAGCCTCACACTCCAATCCCCCTGTTCACTGATGATTCTATAACTAGAATTATTGGCTAAGGGTATAGTATTATATCAAGAATAATTGCTCATAAAGTTAATAATCATTGTATCTTTTGGATAAATAACTGGATCGATTGCGGTTGGCTTGCCCTTTTGTTGACTCTATAAAGGAAACCATTGCTACAGGGCCATGAGCCGAAAATCGTTCGGGCAACTTTTACAGAAGTATTTGCGGGGAGAATGCACACCCGAAGAAAAAGCCTTTGTTGAGCACTGGTATGGCTCGCTGGAAACCGAAACGGGTGAGTCGGGCCAAGACCTGGACTGGGTAGAGCTGGAAGATCGGCTCTGGAGCCAGATGCAACGAAAAATGCATGATGATGAAACCGCCGACGACGCCCGTATTGTTGCCATGCCTACAACCCGCTATCGGTGGGTGGGTATTGCAGCCGCTGTTTTACTACTCGTTGGCTGGTTCATTGGCCGACAGGCATTCCAGAGTCTGGAGACAAATACGGCGCAGGAAACGTCGGTTGGCACGGATTGGCTAGAGCGGACTAACACCACATCGAAATCACTACTGGTTCGCCTGGACGATGGGAGCAAGGTTCATTTAGCTGCCCGGAGTTCCATACGATTTCCCAAAACATTTGCATCAGACAATCGAACGGTTTACCTGACTGGCGACGCTTTTTTCGATATTCAGAAGATGCCGTTGCGACCGTTCTTTGTGCATACGGGTAGCGTCGTTACGAAAGTACTCGGCACTAGTTTTTTTATTCGCACACAGGCCATCACCAAACAGGTGCGTGTGGAAGTGGTGACGGGCCGGGTGGCGGTATACGAAGAAACATCCCCAAAGAAAAAAGACGATAACGGCGTTGTGCTCACCCCAAATCAGGCCGCCACGTTCTTTGCCGAAGCACAGCATTTCGTGACGGGTCTGGTCGAGAAACCGGTATTGATTCAGAAACCGGCTGTTGAAGCCAAACAAATCTCGTTTCAGTTTGACGATACGCCCTTATCGGAGGTGCTGGGTCGGCTGCAACAGGCCTATGGGATTGCCATCGAGGTCGAAAATGAGCAGCAGAACAACTGCCCA
This window of the Spirosoma aerolatum genome carries:
- a CDS encoding GMC family oxidoreductase; this translates as MSCSLNGKELAMYDVIIIGSGAGGGMAAYQLTKAGANVCLLEAGGYFDPADPKYITQLKWPYESPRRGASTVRAFGDFDAAWGGWQIDGEPYSAETGTEFHWFRSQMLGGRTNHWGRISLRFGPDDFRRYSLSGIGADWPIGYDDMKPYYDRVDKLIGVFGTNVGLPNEPDGFFLPPPKPRLHEMLITKAARSIGVPVFPSRLAVLTKPINQERGTCFYCAQCGRACSAYADFSSSSALVIPALKTGKLTLINNAMAREVLTDPQSGLCTGVSYIDKTSLQERTVKGKMVILAASTCQSARLLLNSKSSRFQRGLANGSGVVGKYLNDSTGASMSGFIPALMNRKRYNEDGAQSCHIYTPWWLDNKKLDFPRGYHIEYGGGMRMPDAGFMGGIEAYNGRMADASGKKKEAGGYGASLKEDYLRYYGAFVSMAGRGEPVPMESNYCEIDPNRVDQYGIPTLRFNYKWSDYEIKQARHMQQTFDEILHAMGGQRVSPAPGADRNYGLEAPGRIIHEAGTIRMGNDPKTSALNAFQQAHEVKNLFVVDAAAFPSQGDKNLTWTILASSMRTSDYIIDQIKKKAL
- a CDS encoding gluconate 2-dehydrogenase subunit 3 family protein: MNRRDILKSIPLTTLSFSAATPEASPTVPVPKAAITEFKNGKSPEEQRRDNALQAAKFLTAHELATVTLLCDIILPADARSPSASQVGVPQFIEFMLKDQPDMQTPVRGGLSWLDHECRQRFGKAFTDCTAPQRIAVVDDIAYPAKAKPEHMHGVSFFSRMRNLTAAGYFTSKAGIAYLGYMGNTPHQWAGPPKDVLDQFGLSFDPDVHYADMG
- a CDS encoding DUF3748 domain-containing protein; translation: MLHHLTPGWLAFLGLLLAGEQQPMPIETQLTFDAKGHTLNNNQVFSPDDRWMVYDTRNIDTGLGQTSSIELFDVRTGKTSLLYRTTNQTEYGPGAGAVTFSPTEAKVLFLHGLRNADARYPYAMSRRTGVLVDVRQPQKPHFLDGRCLNPPFVPGALRGGTHAHQWSDDGQRISFTYNDEVMERLSQTNPTVKDLRTVGVLSPAHPVKVHDSNDADCFDGEWFATIITQVTERPTLGSDEIERAFDETWIGRTGYRKADGSWQKRAIAFQGNVRNRANQIVTEVFVADLPEDLTRAKPGQPLEGTATTRPNPPAGVTQRRITFTEQGVEGPRHWLRSLPDGSLIGFLAKDATGVVQIFGVSPNGGPIRQLTHQPFSIQTTFNFSPDGKQVAYTADNSIFVTDLANGNYRRLTPRSADEQRPINAVVWSNKGDKIVYNRYVSTAAGRYIQLFQLTGF
- a CDS encoding FecR family protein → MSRKSFGQLLQKYLRGECTPEEKAFVEHWYGSLETETGESGQDLDWVELEDRLWSQMQRKMHDDETADDARIVAMPTTRYRWVGIAAAVLLLVGWFIGRQAFQSLETNTAQETSVGTDWLERTNTTSKSLLVRLDDGSKVHLAARSSIRFPKTFASDNRTVYLTGDAFFDIQKMPLRPFFVHTGSVVTKVLGTSFFIRTQAITKQVRVEVVTGRVAVYEETSPKKKDDNGVVLTPNQAATFFAEAQHFVTGLVEKPVLIQKPAVEAKQISFQFDDTPLSEVLGRLQQAYGIAIEVENEQQNNCPLTADLTNQPLYTQLDIICAALKASYKVQGTTILISGKGCEK